One Methanobrevibacter sp. V74 DNA window includes the following coding sequences:
- a CDS encoding MotA/TolQ/ExbB proton channel family protein — MIVEYIMPFIDGIMDIFAQGGIITYIILFVGIYGFLISLRKIAYLRKISKVDTTEIFGVVTASMERGGAVEALKQINGFKNPISRIISETLKIGYKNKTEVEESMEQIFIVELAKMTKGLSTIKTITELAPFLGLIGTVIGIWMTFKSLGVHPDSAAMAEGIYVALTTTIMGLLVAIVLLPLYTYIQGLIESEMDKIELATKMTNWGYAVVKVRVDSNVECALEALQEADGVVNTRLISDPYANIKVSFKPSMLDKSIVNIILEKCNVTAEITESKLRQ; from the coding sequence ATGATTGTTGAATATATTATGCCTTTTATTGATGGGATAATGGATATTTTCGCTCAGGGAGGAATTATCACTTATATAATTCTTTTTGTGGGCATTTATGGTTTTCTTATTTCATTGAGAAAAATTGCATATCTTAGAAAAATAAGTAAAGTTGATACAACTGAAATTTTCGGTGTTGTAACAGCATCTATGGAAAGAGGAGGTGCTGTTGAAGCTTTAAAACAAATTAACGGTTTTAAAAATCCTATTTCTAGAATTATTTCTGAAACTTTAAAGATTGGTTATAAAAATAAAACTGAAGTTGAAGAAAGTATGGAGCAAATATTCATTGTTGAATTAGCTAAAATGACTAAAGGTTTAAGCACAATTAAAACAATTACTGAACTCGCTCCGTTTTTAGGTTTGATCGGTACAGTTATTGGTATTTGGATGACCTTTAAATCTTTAGGCGTTCATCCTGATTCTGCAGCGATGGCGGAAGGTATTTATGTAGCTTTAACGACTACTATCATGGGTCTTTTAGTGGCTATTGTGTTATTGCCATTATATACCTATATTCAAGGTCTTATTGAATCTGAAATGGATAAAATTGAACTTGCTACAAAAATGACCAACTGGGGATATGCAGTAGTAAAAGTTAGAGTGGATTCTAATGTGGAATGTGCACTTGAAGCACTACAGGAAGCTGATGGTGTTGTAAATACCAGACTGATTTCAGACCCTTATGCCAATATTAAAGTTTCTTTTAAACCAAGCATGTTGGATAAAAGTATTGTGAATATTATTTTAGAGAAATGTAATGTCACTGCTGAAATTACTGAAAGTAAACTAAGACAATAG
- the rnhB gene encoding ribonuclease HII, producing MDILGIDEAGRGSVLGPMVIAGVIVPEKMEKVLERMGVKDSKKLAPHRRTILSRKLKKMFEYDIIVITASEIDEMRAEGINLNEIEKNAMEDLILRLKPEKAIVDAVDVKAERFQENLCKDTGFNVIAEHKADDNYIQVSAASIIAKAERDDQIAEINEEFIKSGGIGSGYPSDPTTKKFLTNYTYDEMPDFVRLSWNTVAKMK from the coding sequence ATGGATATTTTAGGTATTGATGAAGCTGGAAGGGGGTCTGTTTTAGGTCCTATGGTTATTGCGGGAGTTATTGTTCCTGAAAAAATGGAAAAAGTCCTTGAAAGAATGGGGGTTAAAGATTCAAAAAAACTAGCTCCTCATCGCCGCACTATTTTGTCCCGTAAATTAAAGAAAATGTTTGAATATGACATTATTGTAATTACTGCTAGTGAAATTGATGAAATGCGAGCAGAAGGTATTAATCTTAATGAAATTGAAAAGAATGCAATGGAAGACTTGATTCTAAGATTAAAACCTGAAAAAGCTATTGTTGATGCTGTTGATGTAAAAGCTGAGAGATTTCAAGAAAATTTATGCAAAGATACGGGATTCAATGTCATTGCTGAACATAAAGCTGATGATAATTATATTCAGGTAAGTGCAGCATCCATTATTGCAAAAGCTGAAAGGGATGACCAGATAGCTGAGATTAATGAGGAATTTATTAAATCTGGAGGAATCGGTTCCGGGTATCCATCTGACCCAACTACAAAAAAATTCTTAACTAACTATACTTATGATGAAATGCCTGACTTTGTTAGGTTGTCCTGGAATACCGTCGCTAAAATGAAATGA
- a CDS encoding rod shape-determining protein has protein sequence MNIFGNEDEEPQTENTKVISNSLGIDLGTLNTVIAKPSGDKFDLYQIPSVVAVKKDDPAEVLAVGEEAKKMLGRTPEDILAVRPLKKGVIENVVQAQALLIKAMQIGINEGETIGRIVIGIPGDASEVEKNAAEEIGRKAGAQNILVISEGLAAAIGAGLPIAEPNGTMVVDIGAGSTDIVIISLGGINDIETVRCGGDDIDNKIVELVAEKYDVAIGIHDAESAKMEVGMVHCSEQLENLSVEIIGKSLETNRPKKVVIDSMLVADAVEPFMQQIVDGLNVILERLSPELMMGVYNNSVAVGGSSRLRGLKERIFDEIAIPIEISEDPMTVVAKGTAIVAAEPLALEPEVRLRAMK, from the coding sequence ATGAATATTTTTGGAAATGAAGATGAAGAACCACAAACTGAAAACACTAAAGTCATTAGTAACAGTTTAGGAATTGATTTAGGAACTTTAAATACTGTAATTGCAAAACCGTCAGGGGATAAATTTGATTTATACCAGATTCCTTCTGTTGTTGCAGTAAAAAAAGATGATCCTGCTGAAGTTTTAGCTGTCGGTGAAGAAGCTAAAAAAATGTTGGGAAGAACTCCTGAAGATATTCTTGCAGTAAGACCATTAAAAAAAGGAGTCATTGAAAACGTTGTACAGGCACAGGCATTACTCATTAAAGCAATGCAGATAGGTATTAATGAAGGTGAAACTATAGGAAGAATCGTCATTGGCATTCCTGGTGATGCATCTGAAGTAGAAAAAAACGCTGCTGAAGAGATTGGAAGAAAAGCAGGTGCACAAAATATCTTAGTAATCAGTGAAGGATTGGCTGCGGCCATTGGTGCAGGTTTGCCTATAGCAGAACCAAATGGTACTATGGTTGTGGATATTGGTGCTGGTTCAACTGATATTGTAATTATTTCTCTTGGCGGAATTAATGATATTGAAACCGTAAGATGTGGTGGAGACGATATTGATAATAAAATCGTTGAACTTGTAGCAGAAAAATACGATGTAGCAATTGGTATTCATGATGCGGAATCTGCTAAAATGGAAGTTGGCATGGTGCATTGTTCCGAACAACTTGAAAACTTAAGTGTGGAAATAATTGGTAAATCATTAGAAACCAATCGTCCTAAAAAAGTAGTCATTGATTCTATGCTTGTTGCAGATGCAGTAGAACCTTTCATGCAACAAATTGTTGATGGTTTAAATGTTATTTTAGAAAGGCTGTCTCCTGAATTGATGATGGGTGTTTATAACAATTCTGTTGCTGTTGGTGGAAGTTCAAGACTTCGTGGATTAAAAGAAAGAATCTTTGATGAAATTGCCATACCTATAGAAATTTCCGAAGATCCAATGACTGTTGTAGCAAAAGGAACTGCAATCGTAGCAGCCGAACCTTTAGCGTTAGAACCTGAAGTCCGTCTTAGGGCTATGAAATAA